From Deltaproteobacteria bacterium HGW-Deltaproteobacteria-6:
GGGGCAGAGAGCCTTGTCGCCGCCGGAAAATCCCAGCGTAAAGTCCCTGCTCAAATCAAATTCATCCCCCGCCTTGTGCCCCGCGACGCAGGTCCCTTTAACGGACAAAATCTTCAGAACCACTTTCATCGGATCAGCCATGATGCTTCCTCCTTCAGTTATATGTTTTGTCGCAAATAAATATATTCTTCAGTCTTTCAGATTCTGGACAAACATTACGGTTCTTGCGGAACCGACGGCAAGCCCCCCTTTATTATCTTGAAAACTGTATTCCGTTTCCGCAAACGGGAGCCCCTTGTGGTAATACATTTTGGTGATGGTTACCATGCCTGTAAAATCGGTGGGGTCAATCGGGCGGACAAAGGTCGTATTAATTTTGGCAATTAAAATATTGATCGTCGTCTTTACGGTTCTCAGACTATTGATGTCGATATTGAAATGAGAAAACGGGAGCAATTCACGCATGCCGCCTTCAATCGCCTGGATAAAGCCCAACTGATTAAAACAGATCACGGCGTCGACGGCATTAAAATGCGTAAACCTGTCGGCGTTGGGATCATTGTTCAAGCTTGGCGCCATGTAAAAAGAACCGGGGATGGAGAATAAACCCTCCGCGGCGAAATAGTTTTTCGGATCGGTATTATCAATAAGCGATTCCGGTTGATAATCTTTTGGATGGATGATCCATGCTTCCCGCAAATACCGGCATTCTTCCCGGTAAAACCAAATATCGTTGGTGAGCTCCTTTTTATTCAAATGAGGGTAGGAAATTTCCTGGGCGCTTATTCTGACTGTCATAAGTTCTCCTTTCAGATCATATTATCAGCCGACCGCACTTGGCTTGAACACTATTGATTTCCGGATAAACCGTATTATAGATTCAGCGCCTGCCGACAAGCTCAGACAGGTGTAAAATTCACTTTTTCAGCCGCGTCTTTTTGACACAACGCCTGACAAAGACGAACTGATCTATCGTTGAATGTGATTGGAATATCGCCTTTTGTCCGGTGAATTGTCAAGATTAAAGATTTGATCCCGTTTGTACCCTGACGCTTTCCCGGCAGGATTACCGTTTACATCCGTTTCTTGTCCGGATCATCCGGGATTGCGGCTTTTCATATGTTCGTGCTCCCGCCCCAGATGTCCGATATAATCTCCAAACGTCCAGGTCCGGGCCGTATCCGTTATCACGGCAAAGATCAGTTCCTGAGGATCGCGTAGAACCGCCTTGAAACTCCTCATCACCTGCAGAACCTGCTCACGTTCCATGGTGTTTACCATAACCACCCGGTATTGATTAAGGTCGGGAGGCAATGCCGTTGCTCCACTCTGCTGTTTTCCGGTGTTGTTCGGTTCAAAACCCGCCGTGACGCCATCCAATATTTTTCCTACTTGCGCGTCCAGCATGTCTTCCGTAACAGCAACCACGTCCAGACGTATTTCCCTGTTCAGCCCGTAAAATGAAGCTCTGCCTTTTTCCATGTCTTCTCCGGATAAACCGAGGGCAAAACAAACAATCCTCTCCTTCATACGCAACGCTCCTCCTGTCAGAGATAAACTCAGGATTTGATAATTTCCGCCAGAACCTTGCTGTCCGCGCCGAAGTAAACCTTCCTGCCGATCTTTGCGATGGGTCGGCGGATAAGGCGCGGCTCTTTCAGCATCAGATTAATCAGATCATGATCGGACAGTTTGGCCTGATCCAATCCCAGCGCTTTGAAAGAGGGAGAGCGGAAACTGAACATATCGGAGGCAGGCTTCCCCTGCAACAGCGCCTCGATTTCCGCACGGTTGAGCGGCGTTTTGAAAATATCTCTATCATTGATTTCCACCTTCTTTTGCGAAAGAAACTCCTTCGTTTTCCGGCAGGTGGTTCATTTAATCCAACAGAAAAAGTCAACGGTCATAACCCCTTTTCCTTTCATCACCCCTGATTGCGGCGCTGCTGATAGATCGCCATGGTGGCGCTGAATACATCTTTTTCCGGGATGAACTCTTTTCCTTTTTCCTTACGGAAGACTTTCACGGCGTCAACCGGACACGTGACCGCGCATACCCCGCAGCCGATGCAGCGATCCGGATTGATCCGGGCAACATCATCAACGGTAATAGCATCCATGGGGCAGCGTTCAACGCACATTTCACAACCGGTGCAATCATCTTCGGACACCCGGGCAAAAAAACTGCTGTTCACGATCTCTGAAGGTTTGGCATGGGCTTTACAGGCCCGCAGCGGCCCGCAACAGCAGGCGCAGCACATGCACAGAGCGTTGGGGTCCTGAGAGGCGGAAAGCTGGCAGACCAGGCCTGCCTCTTTCCCTTTTTGCAGGATCGACATGGCCTCGTCTTGCGATATGTACCGGGCAAGCCCGTTTTCCACAAAGTAATGCGTTCCGCTTCCGAAATGAAAGCAGACCTCGACAGGATGGACGCAGGGCGAGCCTACCAGCCCTTTGAGTTTCCGGCACATGCAATCGGAAATCGAAATGTATTTGGCGGAGCGAATTGTTTCTTCGACGTTTTCGTAAGGCATCACCTGCGCGTCGGAGTCAACGGCCTCCAAGATGGGAATCGTGCGCAGATCCCTTGTTGTCCCCTTCATCCAGGTGGACTGGTAAAGAATCGTCTCGAATTCCTGAAAGTCTTTCGCAAACTCGGGGGTCATGCGATTCATCTGAAATTCCGCAATCCCCACCAGAAAAGCCGTGGCCATGTATTTGTATTTGCCTTCTTTGCCCGCGCGGTAGAGTTGCCCCTTTTTGGACATCTCGAAGAGCTTTTGTTCCGTTTCTTCCGGCGTGCCGCCGATTCGCGCGGCGATTTCCGCGGCTGTTTCCGGCATGGGCTTGAGCTTCATGAATGTTTCCGCCTCATCCGGCGAGAAAATATGTTTCAGAATTTTCAATTCAATCCCCGATTCCGTATTCACGGGGAACCGCTGGGGAAAGGTATCCAGGAATTCAGCCAGACGCCGGTATGTGTCGCTCACAGTGTTCTCCTTAATTTATAATCAGACTTCATCACATTAACGATTCTTTTAATATACGCATCAACGCATCGAAAAAGCGTCACACATTAACGCTAACCTCGACTTCACCTAAGCTGCCTCGAACCTTAATCCTTGATCCTTGATCCTTGAACCGTTGAACCGTGAACCATGAACCGCTTGTGACCCGCAGGGTTACTTGTGCCCCGCAGGGGTATGAACCTCGGTCCTTTTTACTTTTCCTCCTTGACCTTCTTCAACATATCACCGGCGCCCTTCTGGAAAGCTTCCAGGTATGCCTGCTGCGTGGAAGATTCAAACAGAAGGCCCACATCCGATGGATAATTGACGGCGATGTTGATTGCTCTTTTGCAGCCGATCACTGGCTGGCCGTTTTTGACGATTTCCAGGGCCAGCTTCTGGGTTTCTTCCATCAACTTTGCCTTGGGATAGACATGCTCCACCAGACCGATCCGCAGCGCTTCGGCCGCGTCAATCCGCCGCCCGGTGTAGATCAGTTCTTTGGCCTTGCCCACGCCTACCAGTTTAGCAAGCCGCTGTGTTCCGCCGCCGTCGGGAATAATGCCCAGTTGAACTTCGGGGATAGAGAATAAAGCCGATTCGTCGGCCAGGCGGATATCGCACCCCAGAGCAAGCTCCAGGCCCGCGCCGAAGCAAAACCCATTGATTGCGCCGATCACCGGAACGGGAAGTTTTTCATAAGCGGTAAAGCAATCCCGGTAGATCTGAATATGCCCGAACCGGTCATGGCGCTTGAGTCCGCCGTCAAGATCTTCGCCCGCGGCAATCATCTTCAGATCGATGCCCGCGCAAAAAGACTGGTCCCCCGCTCCGGTCAGGATCACCGCATAGACGGACGGTTCATTCAGAATATGATTTGCGGCTTCATACAATCCTTGGAGAATACCGGCGTTGAAGGCATTTCTGGCCTTTGGCCGGTTGAGGGTGACCGTGGCGATTTTGTCGTTAATGTCCAGCAGAACATCATGATAGGTAAACATGGGAAACCTCCTTAAATTTTCTGGAAGCGACTATAACACGAAATTCCTGAAGTAAAAAGTGGCGGGTTTAGGCTTATACTGCGGCATCGGTCAAAAAGGCAGGGTGCGTATCCATCGGATACTTCTTTCCGCGATTTTTTCATAAACCTCCGGGCTGGTAAGACCGGATGATTTGGGCACGTTGAATGAATGATCGCCACCTTCGATAATCTCCAGTTCCGCCCGTGATCCCAACCGCTTGAGAACCATTTTCAAAAGATCCAGATCGCAGAGCGAATCGCGGGTGCCGGCAAAAAAGAGCATGGGGGTCTTGATCAGAGGCAGGTGCGCATCTCGCAGTTTGGTCTTGTCTCCCGCGGGATGAAGCGGATAGCCGAGAAAAATCATGCCATCAGAGGTCAAACTGCCTTTGGCCAGCATCTGGGAGGCCACCCTTCCGCCCATGGATTTTCCTGCCGTGAAGATTTTGCGCAGCGGATAACCTGATGTATCCTTCATAAAGCGAAGTACCTGCCGCCAGGTATCTTCCAGAACATCCTGCCTGTCCGGCGCTTTCCGTCCATGCTCTTTATAAGGGAAATTAAACCTTACAGCCAGATAACCCGCCAGGGCCAGCTGATCGCAGAAAGCAATCAGCAAAGGATTGTTCATATCATTGCCTGCGCCATGCGCCACGATGACCGCAGTCCGGGATTCAAATTGCGCGGGAACAGACAGGATCGCGGATACGGATTCCTTTTCCGAAACAGTAATGGTGACGCGTTTTGATTTCATTTAGTGAATCCTTCCAACCGCTTTCAGTGCCAATCCCGCAGAGTGGCTAATGTTGGCCTGTCATTTATGAATGAATGCGGAATAGTCAGGAGAAGATATTGTATTTTTCACCTTTCCTACAACCCTCTCATGAACTCCGGCCGCAGCATGTGGGGATCTTTTCGCGACAACAGGGCATTCAGTTGCTTGAGAATTTTATCTTTGTCTTTGGGCATTGTCCCGCGGATCGCAAAATAATTGGAAGCATGCATCGAGCTGAAAAAACAGTTGGTGAAAGTTGAATTCTCGACAAGCCCTTTCAGCTCGCGTAAAGAATCAAAAGGCGTGATCAACTCAAACTCGCCGCGCTCCCATTCCTTATAAAGCGCGGTTCCGGGAATCAGCGTGAGCGTCAGCGCTCCTGCAAAGTCCGGGTCCATTTCCGTAAGGATTCTGGCCGTCTCCGCCACATGTCTGGCGCTGCCTTTGACGCCGCCCAAGCCCAGGATAACCGTCATGGAGAGCAGGATGCCTGCTTCCTTCACTTTCTGAGCGGCTTCCACCATCTGATCGTGGGTAGCGTTTTTCTGAATCCTCCGCAGCACTTCGTCATCGCCGCTTTCCACACCCATATACAGAATGCCCAGCTTCTGCTCTTTGAGCACTTTTAATTCCGAAACGGAACGCCTCAAAACATCCTGCGGCGTGGCGTAGCTCGATATGCGCTGAATGTCGGGGAACTTCTGGTTAAGATACTGCAAAGCTTCAAGCAGTTTGGGATACGGATAGACCAGGGCGTCGCCATCCTGCAGAAAAACTTTTCTGCCGTCCCACTCCTGCAGGATATAGTAAACAACCCGGGGCTGCCCCGGCGTCACCATGCGGGAATTCACATACAGGGACATGGCATCGATTTCCTGTTTGACGTCCGCAAGATCGCGGATGCCCAGATTGGAAAAGGAAAAGTTGCAGAAGGTACATGAGTTGTTCGAGCATCCCGATGTTAAAGGGAGATAATAACTTGCATGCTCGCTGGGGGGCCTGATAATTTCCGGTCTGACAAATGCCATGGTTTCACCTTACCAATGATTAATTTTGCATTAACGTATGATTCAAGACATGTTTTGTCAAGACACTACGTTACCACCGCAGGGCGCAACCACCGACCGCGCCCCGCATAAATACGCCGTTCATTTACATGGACAATGGCAAGATGTCCCGGAAATGAGTGCTCTGCAAACAGCGGCTTCTATCTCGTGGCGACGGATATG
This genomic window contains:
- a CDS encoding 4Fe-4S ferredoxin, which gives rise to MSDTYRRLAEFLDTFPQRFPVNTESGIELKILKHIFSPDEAETFMKLKPMPETAAEIAARIGGTPEETEQKLFEMSKKGQLYRAGKEGKYKYMATAFLVGIAEFQMNRMTPEFAKDFQEFETILYQSTWMKGTTRDLRTIPILEAVDSDAQVMPYENVEETIRSAKYISISDCMCRKLKGLVGSPCVHPVEVCFHFGSGTHYFVENGLARYISQDEAMSILQKGKEAGLVCQLSASQDPNALCMCCACCCGPLRACKAHAKPSEIVNSSFFARVSEDDCTGCEMCVERCPMDAITVDDVARINPDRCIGCGVCAVTCPVDAVKVFRKEKGKEFIPEKDVFSATMAIYQQRRNQG
- a CDS encoding radical SAM protein, which codes for MAFVRPEIIRPPSEHASYYLPLTSGCSNNSCTFCNFSFSNLGIRDLADVKQEIDAMSLYVNSRMVTPGQPRVVYYILQEWDGRKVFLQDGDALVYPYPKLLEALQYLNQKFPDIQRISSYATPQDVLRRSVSELKVLKEQKLGILYMGVESGDDEVLRRIQKNATHDQMVEAAQKVKEAGILLSMTVILGLGGVKGSARHVAETARILTEMDPDFAGALTLTLIPGTALYKEWERGEFELITPFDSLRELKGLVENSTFTNCFFSSMHASNYFAIRGTMPKDKDKILKQLNALLSRKDPHMLRPEFMRGL